A region from the Sorex araneus isolate mSorAra2 chromosome 6, mSorAra2.pri, whole genome shotgun sequence genome encodes:
- the LOC101544443 gene encoding olfactory receptor 10A3-like codes for MKRQNQSSVVEFILLGFSNYPELQEWLFGVFLVIYLMTLMGNAIIIVVISLEKSLHIPLYLFLLNLSMLEMCFSAVIMPKMLVVLSTEKTTITFVGCFAQMYFILLFGVTECFLLGAMAYDRYAAICHPLNYPVIMNKSFFIKLVILSLGSGMMVATLQTTWVFSFPFCGPNEINHISCETPAVLELACANIFLFEIYALTGTVLVVIVPFLLILLSYIRILFAILKMPSTSGRQKAFSTCASHLTSVTLFYGTATMTYIQPNSGYSPETKKVMSLAYSLLTPLLNPLIYSLRNSEMKRALIKLWRNKVNSYTL; via the coding sequence ATGAAAAGGCAAAATCAGAGCTCTGTTGTTGAATTTATTCTCCTGGGCTTTTCTAACTATCCTGAACTCCAAGAGTGGCTCTTTGGGGTTTTCTTGGTTATTTACCTGATGACTCTAATGGGAAACGCCATCATTATAGTTGTCATTTCCCTGGAAAAGAGCCTCCATATTCCCTTGTACCTGTTTCTTCTGAATTTGTCCATGTTAGAAATGTGTTTCAGTGCTGTCATTATGCCTAAAATGTTAGTGGTCCTGTCGACTGAAAAAACTACAATTACCTTTGTAGGCTGCTTTGCACAGatgtattttattcttctttttggtGTGACTGAATGTTTTCTCCTGGGGGCCATGGCCTATGACCGATACGCTGCAATCTGTCATCCACTCAACTACCCAGTGATAATGAACAAAAGCTTTTTCATAAAATTAGTAATTCTCTCTTTGGGCTCAGGGATGATGGTGGCTACTTTGCAGACCACATGGGTATTTAGTTTTCCCTTCTGTGGTCCCAATGAAATCAACCATATTTCTTGTGAAACTCCAGCAGTGCTAGAACTTGcctgtgcaaatatatttttgtttgaaatcTATGCATTAACAGGCACAGTTTTGGTTGTTATAGTTCCTTTTTTGTTAATCCTCTTGTCTTACATTCGAATTCTCTTTGCCATCCTGAAGATGCCATCAACCAGTGGAAGGCAAAAGGCCTTTTCCACCTGTGCCTCCCATTTGACTTCTGTGACCCTCTTCTATGGCACAGCCACTATGACTTACATACAGCCTAACTCTGGGTACTCCCCCGAAACCAAGAAAGTTATGTCACTGGCTTACTCACTTCTTACACCTCTGCTGAATCCATTGATTTATAGTTTGCGAAACAGTGAAATGAAACGAGCCTTAATAAAACTATGGCGAAATAAAGTCAACTCATACACATTGTGA
- the LOC101558707 gene encoding olfactory receptor 10A3-like, translating into MKRQNQSSVTEFILLGFSNYPELQERLFGFFLVIYLVTLLGNAIIIVVISLEKSLHIPLYLFLLNLSVLEVGFSATTTPKMLVVLSTEKTTITFAGCFAQMYFLLLFGGTECFLLGAMAYDRYAAICHPLNYPVLMNKSVFVRLVMFSWISWLLLDTVHTSWVFSFPYCGPNEINHLFCETPPVLELACADTFIFEIYAFTGTVMVVVVPFFLILLSYTRILFAILKMPTTTGRQKAFSTCASHLTSVTLFYGTAMLTYSQPKSGYSPETKKLMSLAYSFLTPLLNPLIYSLRNNEMKRALIKLWRRKFSLQTL; encoded by the coding sequence ATGAAAAGGCAAAATCAGAGCTCTGTTACTGAATTCATCCTTTTGGGATTTTCAAACTATCCTGAACTGCAAGAGCGGCTCTTTGGTTTTTTCTTGGTTATTTACCTGGTGACTCTACTGGGAAATGCCATCATTATAGTTGTCATCTCCCTGGAAAAAAGCCTCCACATTCCCTTATACCTGTTTCTCCTGAACTTGTCTGTATTGGAAGTAGGTTTCAGTGCAACTACTACACCTAAAATGCTGGTGGTCCTTTCCACTGAAAAAACTACAATTACTTTTGCAGGCTGCTTTGCACAGATGtacttccttcttctttttggtgGGACTGAGTGTTTTCTCCTGGGGGCAATGGCTTATGACCGATATGCTGCAATCTGCCATCCACTGAACTATCCAGTGCTAATGAACAAAAGTGTTTTCGTGAGATTAGTAATGTTCTCCTGGATTTCTTGGCTCCTCTTGGATACGGTGCATACCTCCTGGGTATTTAGCTTCCCCTATTGTGGCCCCAATGAAATTAATCATCTTTTCTGTGAGACGCCCCCAGTGCTAGAGCTTGCATGTGCAGATAcctttatttttgaaatctaTGCATTCACAGGCACTGTTATGGTGGTCGTGGTtccatttttcttaattctcttatcCTATACTCGAATTCTTTTTGCCATCCTGAAGATGCCAACAACCACTGGGAGACAAAAGGCCTTTTCCACCTGTGCATCCCACCTAACTTCTGTGACTCTTTTCTATGGTACAGCTATGCTAACTTATTCACAGCCTAAATCAGGCTATTCCCCTGAAACCAAGAAATTGATGTCATTGGCTTACTCGTTTCTTACACCACTACTGAATCCACTGATCTATAGCTTGAGAAACAATGAGATGAAAAGAGCGTTGATAAAATTATGGAGAAGAAAATTTAGTTTGCAAACTTTGTAA
- the LOC101544710 gene encoding olfactory receptor 10A6-like — protein MKRQNQSSVVEFILLGFSKFPELQEQLFGVFLIIYLATLIGNAIIIVLIYIDQRLHIPMYLFLQNLSVVDMSISAVIIPEMLVVFSTEKTSISFVSCFAQMYFILFFGGTECCLLGAMAYDRFAAICHPLSYPMIMNKSVFTKLVTFSWALGFTLGTVQTSWVASFPFCGPNEINHISCETPAVLELACSDTYLFEIYAFTGTVLIILVPFLLILLSYTRILLAILKMPSTTGRQKAFSTCASHLTSVTLFYGTANMTYLQPKNGYSPETKKLISLSYSLLTPLLNPLIYSLRNNEMKRAFMKLWRRRVDLQTF, from the coding sequence ATGAAAAGACAGAATCAAAGCTCTGTGGTTGAGTTCATCCTTTTGGGCTTTTCTAAATTTCCTGAGCTACAGGAGCAGCTCTTTGGAGTTTTCTTGATTATTTATTTGGCAACTCTGATAGGTAATGCCATCATTATAGTCCTCATCTACATAGACCAGAGACTACATATTCCCATGTACCTCTTCCTCCAGAACTTGTCCGTAGTGGATATGAGTATCAGTGCAGTCATTATACCTGAAATGCTGGTGGTCTTCTCCACAGAGAAAACTTCAATTTCATTTGTGAGCTGTTTTGCCCAGAtgtatttcattctcttttttggtGGAACCGagtgctgtcttctgggagcaATGGCTTATGACCGATTTGCTGCAATCTGCCATCCGCTGAGCTATCCAATGATTATGAACAAAAGTGTTTTCACGAAATTAGTAACATTCTCATGGGCTTTAGGTTTCACATTGGGTACTGTGCAGACATCGTGGGTGGCCAGTTTTCCCTTTTGTGGTCCCAACGAAATTAATCATATTTCTTGTGAAACTCCAGCAGTGCTAGAGCTTGCCTGTTCAGACACCTATTTGTTTGAAATCTATGCATTTACTGGCACTGTTTTGATTATCTTAGTCCCTTTCTTGTTGATCCTTTTATCTTACACTCGGATTCTACTGGCCATCCTGAAGATGCCATCAACCACCGGGAGGCAAAAGGCCTTTTCCACCTGTGCCTCCCATCTGACTTCTGTGACCCTCTTCTATGGCACAGCCAATATGACTTACTTACAGCCTAAAAATGGTTACTCTccagaaaccaaaaaactaaTCTCACTGTCTTATTCTCTTCTTACACCTCTGCTAAATCCATTAATCTACAGCTTGCGAAACAATGAGATGAAAAGAGCTTTTATGAAATTATGGCGGAGAAGAGTTGATTTACAGACATTTTGA